From Scleropages formosus chromosome 9, fSclFor1.1, whole genome shotgun sequence, one genomic window encodes:
- the LOC108935520 gene encoding retinol dehydrogenase 12: MNAIRNLIGKKWSSDVRLDGKTAIVTGANTGIGKETARDLAKRGARVILACRDVRKAKEAAREIAEDSGSAGVVPCKLDLADTKSICEFAEHIFNTEKAVHFLINNAGVAICPYSTTADGYETQFGVNHLGHFFLTFLLMDMLKQSAPSRVINLSSFVHSMGRIDFEDLNSERSYHPVKAYVQSKLANVLFTRELARRLEGTGVSVYAVDPGAVHTEMIRHMKSSLQILVNAFSFLIKTPVEGAFTTLYCTLTPDLESGGYYSECAPAKCSRAASDDLAARRLWAVSCHLLGIRWR; encoded by the exons ATGAACGCCATCAG GAATCTTATCGGCAAGAAATGGTCATCTGATGTCCGGCTGGATGGGAAGACGGCAATTGTGACCGGGGCCAACACTGGTATAGGGAAGGAGACCGCAAGGGACCTGGCCAAGAGGG GAGCCCGCGTGATCCTGGCCTGCAGGGACGTGAGGAAAGCGAAGGAGGCGGCGAGGGAGATCGCCGAGGACTCTGGCTCCGCTGGTGTGGTCCCCTGCAAACTGGACCTTGCCGACACCAAGTCCATCTGCGAGTTTGCGGAACACATCTTTAACA CTGAGAAGGCAGTGCACTTTCTCATCAATAATGCTGGAGTCGCTATTTGCCCATATTCTACTACAGCTGATGGGTATGAAACCCAGTTTGGAGTGAACCACCTAG GGCACTTCTTCCTCACCTTCCTGCTAATGGACATGCTGAAGCAATCGGCGCCCTCCAGGGTGATCAACCTCTCGTCCTTCGTGCACTCCATGGGCCGGATCGACTTTGAGGACCTGAACAGCGAGAGGAGCTACCACCCAGTGAAGGCCTATGTGCAGAGCAAGCTGGCCAACGTCCTCTTCACCCGAGAGCTGGCCAGGAGGCTGGAGG GAACGGGGGTGAGCGTATATGCCGTGGATCCGGGTGCAGTTCACACCGAAATGATCAGGCACATGAAGAGCTCCTTGCAGATCCTGGTGAATGCGTTCAGCTTCCTGATCAAAACCCCTGTGGAGGGGGCCTTTACGACCCTGTACTGCACCCTCACCCCAGATCTGGAGTCCGGCGGTTACTACAG CGAATGCGCCCCGGCGAAGTGCTCCAGGGCCGCCAGCGACGACCTCGCTGCCCGCAGGCTCTGGGCCGTCAGTTGTCACCTGCTGGGGATCCGCTGGAGATGA